AAAGATTTATCACCCAAATATAAACAGCAACGGCAGCATCTGCTTGGACATCCTGCGGTCACAGTGGTCTCCGGCACTAACGGTGTCTAAAGGTaatcagatgtgtgtgtgtcgtctgtattttaaaaagtgacatTATGGATCGTATGATTAGGGCCGAGGAACCTCCCTTTGCTCCCACACAGCGTCACGTCTGCCCCATGTTAACTGAAGTGTGTCGTTTCTACACACTCGACAATGAACTCATGATTAATGAAACTGTCCTCAGTTCACTGATGGGATCCTTTCAcctgtttttgcagttttattgTCCATATGTTCATTGCTGTGTGATCCAAACCCAGATGACCCCTTGGTGCCAGACATAGCACACATCTACAAGAACGACAAAGACAAGTGAATacacacacgcgtgcacacacGCATGCTGACGTCTTTAGTAAATCGAGTGTGTCTGATGTTGTCATcgatttgtgtcttttttctcttctcagaTACAACAAACTAGCAAAAGAATGGACCCAGAAGTACGCCATGTAAAGAAGATGAGCACAAAGCAAAAACGACAGGCTGACatttagtttctttcttttcccatctgttttttaaagtcaacacGCACTGAAATTATAGTACGAACTCATCAAATAATCCTACTTAACTTCCACCAAACTGAACTGTTGTCATCGTTATTAATCCGAGGCCGATAACATCTACATTACTTTggggtttatttttgtttttcctgaaaaGAAGCCGAACTCGGAGCAGGCCACAGCCTGCCTGTGCGCACTCAGTGGATACTTGGGCATTTTTAACGTTTGGCATGTTATTATTGCACCACGGACGGTTCATTTGTGACATTTATGACTATTAcagattgttttctttcatttttaagtaCAAGTATAAAATGAGAGGACAGAAATGCCACCAGATGCCAAACGGGAACAAGCCCACGTCAGCAGTGCTGTGAACGGAGATCCAGAAGGGCCGCAGCGGGACGTCTTAGGTCGACTCCTGTGTTACTTTACCTAACAATACTTTTGTGTTCCTTACATTATTACTGTAACTGTTGCTGTGTTGATCCAGTCCAGTTGGACACAGCCAATTAAGGCTAATACTTCATTGGCTGCAGAGAGGAGAGATGATGTGAGACACTGTGTGATGAGGGACAGCGTGGAGCTGCTGGCTGTGAGCACAGCTGGATGTAGCTGCTGAGGCTGTGCCTGATGTGTGGTTATTGTTGGCTGCTTCTTTGTCTGAGCTGATGGTGCTTTGGATCTTTCCAGGTTACTACTGAAAACATTCAGTTAGCTGTTCTGACAGTAAGCAGCAGCATGCTGTTGGACACTGACCTATTAGCATGTGAGCACCAATAGCAGGACAGTCACGTCATGTCTCCTTCCTGTATAATTGTCCCTTACAGCCTCTGTATACGAACCTCTCGTACAGATCACACAGAATGTAATGCACAGTGTGAGACAATGCAGAAGTATTGCAAAGAAATGCAAATCCCTTTTCTGTAATACAGGAAAAAGTCCTGGAAAACTTTGGAGCACGAGCTTCAGGCGGCTCCATCATCCAACCTTCTGCTTCGCGCTGCATGAAGCAGCAGCCAGGAAGAAACACTGAAGGCTGAATGTGAAATATGTATGGCCCTCCAACAGACAACAGTACTGACTGATACTAATAATATTCTCTTTGCGTCGTCACTTCATCGATGTGCTGGCTTACGGAGGAGTCTTGATGTCGGTGTAGCAGACCAAGTTGATTGAAATGAAACAATGTACTGTGGCAGTGGTCCTGAAAATGGGAGCGATTTCTTATGTGTTGCTGTTTTCTtctattgttgttattattgttattattgttgacAACACCTATATTGTATT
This sequence is a window from Pelmatolapia mariae isolate MD_Pm_ZW linkage group LG8, Pm_UMD_F_2, whole genome shotgun sequence. Protein-coding genes within it:
- the ube2d1b gene encoding ubiquitin-conjugating enzyme E2 D1b, which codes for MALKRIQKELQDLQRDPPAQCSAGPVGDDMFHWQATIMGPGDSPYQGGVFFLTIHFPTDYPFKPPKVAFTTKIYHPNINSNGSICLDILRSQWSPALTVSKVLLSICSLLCDPNPDDPLVPDIAHIYKNDKDKYNKLAKEWTQKYAM